A single Trypanosoma brucei gambiense DAL972 chromosome 9, complete sequence DNA region contains:
- a CDS encoding tetratricopeptide repeat protein, predicted — translation MPSLIRTNYALMMFYAREKLWRHAELVCTDTIKSTDSWLFRVWRALCYDKQGQPNEALREYKSAQQHRETVIPALMGIVLIYRRSKDTEGLASAERALAAYADGDTAANSIDGWVQAAALMWLSGDAAGARDILLRYEDVQETHRDECTNLATIRAWVDLSIGRGAFLEKCGSLFQKVMNMESQNGEPMDIDSTMGRVAFFERKYQFFPAQQLLNKLIVSHPSFTPALIVKARHLMKAEDWEQCTETTKRILGKDKTNLEALALNTLFLLVKDARYEAAAAQLPSLFEALQEKEPKNAALFFEYAQCFSRLSGSYPPLLGVTMQFAEAAHRMAPQRGEYLTEVGFQQLLRGEYKTALATFKKASASADSSVLPLLGLIRCLIFTGNLDDAAKQIEFPNEIQASNQRNPELSALNAILQWRRHRNEAKALHFLDQTAEAIRQEVGSGSSGLELYIKLNPPLMLEVAKEYMHHCRTEPPDPTVSKADPIAEKCKRHLELLLRHVPGCLEGQLLLSKVYFVSGNLNKAQAMITTNIRHEHAIPDAFLLSAQICQYVGNVSLASQALEQALTLDFEVKDQPLYNLLYGSVLGMMNKHKEALEALQEALKVVKDKSHVTAKGRLVQPLSVQDHVSLYLLIAQTHLKLHDAEEARATVAEATALFKDTAQAGRVAIASAMIAARTDVDRALEILRQVPPRSDFFIAAKTRMANIYLIHRQNRQMYAECFEQLVEEVATAQSYIALGEAYTNIQEPEKSISAYEKAKAIDPDNSDLAVLIGRALVSTHDYQRAIRYYRDAVASDKSKFAVRADLATLFWHLGAVDHAIAVLKEAPAYQSEPDVGEGVDRAIERVNCALLMCKINRNTQNADLAAEALLQARGFQEHVLRNMMRNETRETIYQQKVVAATISLELGRYYASVGEVERAKECYQESRMYDESSEAPILASARLLLQCGDENACEEQCNAVLRINPACEEAVVILADLMVRRNCFDDAANHFSQLLEKTPNNYEALVQYVQLLRHAGRLSDAKIVLERAESMLDVGQRPDAALSFARGLYHRYCQESTEALRAFNAARLRSDDTQWSEKALVNMIEMYLVPTNEELWVDTQMGDEDRNENVKVAERLLMQMAPGETRDILQGYCWVASKKRQLVERAIKEFTRICTAAERNAGQSEKANNKEPQKEADNAADDEDSKLLSDVNEPPAYTGRMNVHARVGLAIAYFISGLEKKATAELKPIVLLPFDPTTSDSVHRARLLSAHMSVQKKDVKMAKMMLQKALELNKSCPRVCLLLGACHELDENHSEAANCYKDAWLLTKERDPSVGYKLAFHLMKSGKLLQAIEVCRKVLEAHPSYPKISDVVDVCHSLLRP, via the coding sequence ATGCCCTCCTTAATACGTACCAACTATGCGCTGATGATGTTTTACGCGCGGGAGAAGCTGTGGCGCCATGCGGAGCTCGTTTGCACCGACACAATTAAATCAACGGACAGCTGGTTGTTTCGTGTGTGGCGTGCATTGTGCTACGACAAGCAGGGTCAGCCTAACGAGGCGTTGAGAGAGTACAAATCAGCGCAGCAACACCGCGAAACGGTTATACCCGCATTGATGGGTATTGTGCTTATCTACCGCAGAAGTAAGGATACAGAGGGACTCGCTTCGGCGGAGCGGGCTCTGGCAGCTTATGCTGATGGAGATACAGCAGCAAACAGTATAGATGGCTGGGTGCAGGCAGCAGCGCTGATGTGGTTGTCCGGTGACGCAGCTGGTGCCCGGGACATATTACTCCGCTATGAGGATGTTCAGGAGACGCATCGTGATGAATGCACAAATCTTGCAACGATACGTGCGTGGGTGGACCTCAGCATTGGTCGTGGGGCCTTCCTCGAGAAATGCGGGTCTCTTTTCCAGAAAGTGATGAATATGGAGAGTCAAAATGGGGAACCAATGGACATTGACTCTACCATGGGCCGTGTCGCTTTCTTTGAGCGCAAGTACCAGTTTTTTCCTGCCCAGCAGTTACTCAATAAACTCATTGTCAGCCATCCGAGCTTCACTCCTGCCCTTATTGTGAAGGCTCGGCACCTCATGAAGGCAGAGGACTGGGAGCAGTGCACCGAAACGACGAAGCGCATTCTTGGGAAAGATAAAACTAATCTGGAGGCACTTGCTTTGAACACCCTGTTTTTACTGGTGAAGGATGCCCGATATGAGGCCGCTGCTGCTCAGTTACCGTCCTTATTCGAGGCGTTACAGGAAAAGGAACCAAAAAATGCGGCCCTCTTTTTTGAGTATGCGCAGTGCTTCTCGCGCCTTAGTGGGTCATATCCGCCTCTTTTGGGTGTTACGATGCAGTTTGCGGAGGCTGCCCACCGCATGGCTCCACAGAGAGGTGAGTATTTGACTGAAGTTGGCTTCCAACAACTCCTCCGCGGTGAGTACAAAACAGCCCTCGCAACCTTCAAGAAGGCCTCCGCCTCTGCAGACAGTAGCGTCCTTCCACTGCTCGGTTTAATTCGCTGCCTCATTTTCACAGGAAACCTTGATGACGCAGCGAAACAGATAGAGTTTCCGAACGAGATTCAGGCATCGAACCAACGAAATCCAGAGCTCAGTGCCCTCAACGCCATTCTTCAGTGGCGGCGGCACAGAAATGAGGCAAAAGCGCTACACTTTCTTGACCAAACGGCCGAGGCAATAAGGCAAGAAGTGGGATCGGGATCATCGGGGTTGGAGTTGTACATTAAACTCAACCCACCACTGATGCTTGAAGTGGCAAAAGAGTACATGCATCACTGCCGCACGGAGCCCCCAGATCCAACTGTCAGTAAGGCGGATCCCATCGCTGAGAAGTGTAAGCGTCATCTTGAATTGTTACTTCGTCACGTTCCCGGCTGTTTGGAGGGACAACTTCTTCTGTCAAAAGTATATTTTGTCTCTGGGAACCTGAACAAGGCACAGGCAATGATCACCACAAATATTCGCCATGAGCACGCTATTCCCGATGCATTTCTCCTCTCAGCGCAGATTTGCCAATACGTTGGGAATGTGAGCCTTGCTTCACAAGCCCTGGAGCAAGCACTGACGTTGGATTTCGAGGTGAAGGATCAACCTCTGTACAATTTGTTGTACGGTTCCGTACTTGGGATGATGAACAAGCACAAGGAAGCACTCGAGGCACTGCAAGAAGCACTAAAGGTCGTTAAGGATAAGTCTCACGTCACCGCCAAGGGACGGCTCGTACAACCTCTTAGCGTGCAGGACCATGTGAGTTTATATCTGTTAATTGCACAAACTCACCTCAAACTTCATGATGCTGAAGAGGCCCGTGCAACTGTAGCCGAGGCAACGGCACTGTTCAAGGACACGGCACAGGCAGGGCGGGTGGCTATTGCAAGCGCAATGATAGCTGCTCGCACTGATGTGGACAGAGCCCTTGAAATACTGAGACAAGTGCCACCACGTAGTGATTTTTTCATTGCTGCTAAGACAAGGATGGCGAACATATATCTTATTCACCGGCAAAACCGCCAAATGTACGCGGAGTGTTTTGAACAGCTCGTAGAGGAAGTGGCGACGGCACAGAGTTACATAGCCTTGGGCGAAGCATACACGAACATACAGGAACCGGAGAAGTCCATCTCTGCGTATGAGAAGGCCAAAGCGATTGATCCCGATAACAGTGACCTTGCGGTACTCATTGGTCGTGCACTTGTGTCAACACATGACTATCAGCGAGCAATTCGCTACTACCGCGATGCGGTGGCATCAGACAAGTCGAAGTTTGCTGTGCGTGCTGATCTTGCGACGCTCTTCTGGCACCTTGGGGCTGTGGATCATGCCATTGCGGTGCTGAAAGAGGCGCCAGCGTATCAAAGCGAGCCCGACGTAGGGGAGGGTGTCGACCGCGCCATCGAGCGCGTGAACTGTGCGCTACTAATGTGCAAAATCAATCGCAACACACAGAACGCTGACCTGGCAGCTGAAGCCTTACTTCAGGCGCGAGGCTTTCAAGAGCATGTTCTCCGCAATATGATGCGCAACGAGACGCGAGAAACCATATATCAGCAGAAAGTTGTGGCGGCAACAATAAGTCTCGAGCTCGGGCGCTACTATGCTTCTGTGGGTGAGGTAGAACGTGCGAAGGAGTGTTATCAGGAATCACGCATGTACGACGAATCAAGTGAGGCACCAATATTAGCAAGTGCCCGTTTGCTCCTGCAGTGTGGCGATGAAAATGCCTGTGAAGAGCAATGCAACGCTGTTCTGCGCATCAACCCCGCTTGCGAAGAAGCTGTAGTGATCCTCGCCGACCTCATGGTGCGTCGGAATTGTTTTGATGACGCAGCAAACCACTTTAGTCAACTCCTCGAGAAAACTCCGAATAATTACGAGGCACTTGTTCAGTATGTTCAACTATTGCGCCATGCAGGTCGTCTTAGTGACGCGAAGATTGTACTTGAGCGTGCGGAAAGTATGCTTGATGTTGGTCAGCGCCCCGACGCTGCGTTGAGTTTCGCGCGTGGGCTTTATCATCGCTATTGCCAGGAGAGTACGGAAGCCCTTCGGGCTTTCAACGCTGCGCGACTTCGCTCAGATGATACCCAGTGGAGCGAGAAGGCGTTAGTGAACATGATTGAGATGTATCTTGTTCCCACAAATGAAGAACTCTGGGTCGACACCCAAATGGGTGACGAAGACAGGAATGAGAACGTGAAAGTCGCTGAGCGACTGCTGATGCAGATGGCGCCTGGAGAGACGCGAGATATACTTCAGGGTTACTGCTGGGTTGCAAGCAAAAAACGTCAGTTGGTAGAACGCGCAATTAAGGAGTTCACACGCATTTGCACCGCCGCTGAGAGGAATGCCGGACAGAGTGAAAAGGCAAATAACAAGGAGCCCCAGAAAGAAGCTGATAACGCTGCTGACGATGAAGACAGCAAGTTATTGAGCGATGTCAATGAGCCCCCAGCGTATACTGGACGCATGAATGTTCATGCGCGTGTTGGTCTAGCAATTGCATACTTCATATCTGGTCTCGAGAAGAAGGCCACAGCCGAACTTAAACCTATAGTTCTTCTACCGTTTGATCCCACCACTAGTGACTCTGTGCATCGCGCCCGGCTCCTTAGTGCACACATGTCTGTGCAGAAGAAAGATGTGAAGATGGCTAAAATGATGCTGCAGAAGGCCCTCGAATTAAACAAGAGCTGTCCCCGTGTCTGCCTACTTCTGG